From the genome of Muricauda sp. SCSIO 64092, one region includes:
- a CDS encoding helix-turn-helix domain-containing protein produces the protein MSQIIDKQNGGLAFRLEQFDTLNQFDRLQRKNYYSIILLCGNRVELSVDFSEYRLEENHMICLSPYQPFMMTSQEECSGFLLNFHPDFFCTYRHQNEIETEGILFGNFHALPFFKLVEETLFFDLIGLMSNEMDRNSIAQHEVLVAFLKIFLIGAVRQKRQFDKDTILNYTNRQSEILQNFTDAINNNYTTMHSPQEYADMLCISSKTLAGIVKKFLNQTPTALITNRIVIAAKRELYLTSKPIKQIAASLGYDDEFYFSRFFKKKVGVSPDIYRKTVGFAKLEKL, from the coding sequence ATGTCCCAAATTATTGATAAGCAAAATGGTGGATTGGCCTTTAGGCTTGAGCAGTTCGATACGCTGAACCAGTTTGATCGGCTGCAACGAAAAAATTACTACTCCATTATTCTATTATGTGGTAATCGTGTGGAACTATCGGTGGATTTCTCGGAATACCGTCTCGAAGAAAACCATATGATATGTCTATCCCCCTATCAGCCTTTTATGATGACCTCACAAGAAGAGTGCTCAGGGTTTTTATTGAATTTCCACCCAGACTTTTTTTGTACGTATAGGCATCAAAATGAAATTGAAACGGAAGGTATTCTTTTTGGAAACTTTCATGCCCTGCCTTTTTTCAAACTGGTTGAAGAAACCCTGTTTTTTGACCTTATCGGTCTAATGTCCAATGAAATGGATCGAAACTCCATTGCCCAACATGAGGTTTTGGTCGCTTTTTTGAAAATTTTTCTCATCGGTGCCGTTAGGCAAAAAAGGCAATTTGATAAGGATACGATATTGAATTATACCAACAGGCAATCAGAGATTTTGCAAAATTTTACGGACGCCATAAACAATAATTACACTACAATGCACTCGCCACAGGAATATGCCGACATGCTTTGTATAAGTTCCAAAACTTTGGCCGGAATCGTAAAAAAATTCTTGAACCAGACCCCTACTGCCTTGATTACCAATAGAATTGTTATAGCGGCCAAACGCGAACTTTATTTGACCTCAAAGCCCATAAAACAGATAGCTGCTTCTTTGGGCTATGACGATGAATTTTATTTTAGCCGTTTTTTTAAAAAGAAAGTGGGCGTTTCTCCCGATATATACAGAAAGACCGTTGGTTTTGCCAAACTGGAAAAACTATAG
- a CDS encoding polyprenyl synthetase family protein codes for MEQLVDTLARSKAKVDALFKNIRFPDSNSLESTNEAVYYMLNLGDGGKRVRPAIVYAISEGFNGNERQANEFAKAVEFIHTYTLIIDDIQDDGNIRRNEPSCHIKYGSNTAILAASRLFEEGLYPFHRYCGNISLFRKLNDRLHKGQCADLNSGSWDNKMYSLQNLQFIHSGKTSALIQMAILGGCISSKLSEQQTDKLLAYGNYLGLAFQAKDDILSKTSSAETLGKPVGEHADKNKLTYPSLFGSVQNAQIEADRLSEAAISCLKEFEKESVIILEQLAKFAVHRKR; via the coding sequence ATGGAACAACTTGTAGATACCCTGGCCCGGTCCAAGGCCAAAGTGGATGCGCTATTTAAAAACATCCGATTTCCCGACAGCAATAGCCTTGAATCCACCAATGAAGCAGTGTATTACATGTTGAATCTGGGGGACGGTGGAAAAAGGGTCAGACCTGCCATAGTATATGCAATTTCCGAAGGATTCAATGGGAATGAAAGACAAGCCAACGAATTTGCCAAAGCAGTCGAATTTATCCATACGTATACCCTCATCATTGATGATATCCAAGATGATGGAAACATTCGAAGAAACGAGCCTTCCTGTCATATCAAATACGGAAGTAATACTGCAATCCTAGCGGCCTCAAGACTCTTTGAAGAGGGGTTGTACCCGTTTCATCGGTATTGTGGGAACATATCCCTTTTTAGAAAATTAAATGATCGGCTGCACAAAGGCCAATGTGCAGATTTGAATTCTGGATCATGGGATAACAAAATGTACTCTTTGCAGAACTTACAATTCATACATTCCGGTAAAACAAGCGCCCTCATCCAGATGGCCATTTTAGGTGGGTGTATTTCCAGTAAATTATCCGAACAACAAACCGATAAATTATTGGCATACGGTAATTATTTAGGTCTGGCCTTTCAAGCGAAGGACGATATCCTAAGCAAAACCTCGAGTGCCGAAACATTGGGCAAGCCGGTGGGTGAGCATGCAGATAAAAACAAGTTGACTTACCCATCCCTTTTTGGCTCTGTTCAAAATGCACAGATTGAAGCTGATAGGCTGTCCGAAGCCGCCATATCCTGTTTAAAGGAATTTGAAAAGGAAAGTGTAATCATTTTAGAGCAACTTGCAAAATTTGCCGTACATCGAAAGCGATAA
- a CDS encoding terpene synthase family protein — MDANMNLGYQVLFDRFHEVFGSQITYDDDEWKEVLKAMYLSDDWLSKWIDIGKKSELSPKSNCEYQKRRTEYVHHLLKQYNLGKFSQKATDLGLLYCFYTYPHGIKPQDASNQKRISVFSKAHTYLVLATASIWLLDMLFDDVRELYVNGKSILGIVNQVLNHFDGIKDKNVNEIRTPPDVSNITENKQIQKLFYEFCILFDLCYVEGYKVLTSETLKIVFDEYRRQIVYFHNEIENYTHSNDSPILEEYMNTRVLSSGFQWVIVNHMHILAQERSINNQSQITDFLKSEMTKSSVRFAAEYCCLINDIFSILSDSKHEVANPVIFLSKQEYPDKSKAEQLYAGINMSIAIAQASFSKLINLLQNISISSELDKKIYDLYIEVLFFVCFSSTTFHILSPRYNLELCKKYLIKE, encoded by the coding sequence ATGGATGCAAATATGAATCTTGGATATCAAGTATTATTTGATCGTTTTCACGAAGTGTTTGGTTCTCAAATAACCTATGATGACGACGAATGGAAAGAAGTTCTTAAAGCCATGTATTTATCTGACGATTGGTTATCAAAATGGATTGATATTGGTAAGAAGTCAGAGCTTTCCCCAAAATCAAATTGCGAGTACCAAAAACGAAGAACTGAATATGTTCATCATTTGTTGAAACAATATAACTTAGGTAAATTTTCCCAAAAAGCTACTGATCTTGGTTTATTATACTGTTTCTATACTTATCCCCATGGTATTAAACCTCAAGATGCCAGTAATCAGAAACGTATTAGCGTGTTTTCAAAAGCACACACATATTTGGTGTTGGCAACAGCGTCGATATGGCTCCTTGATATGTTATTTGATGATGTGCGTGAATTGTACGTTAATGGGAAATCAATTCTTGGAATTGTGAATCAAGTTTTAAATCATTTTGATGGAATTAAAGATAAAAATGTAAACGAAATTAGAACACCTCCAGATGTTTCCAATATTACGGAAAACAAACAAATCCAAAAATTATTTTATGAATTTTGTATTCTATTTGATCTTTGTTATGTAGAAGGATATAAGGTGCTTACATCCGAAACCCTTAAAATTGTATTTGATGAATATCGACGACAAATCGTATACTTCCATAATGAAATAGAAAATTATACACATTCAAATGATTCACCTATTCTTGAGGAATATATGAATACTCGAGTTCTTTCATCAGGATTTCAATGGGTTATTGTAAATCATATGCATATTCTTGCTCAAGAACGTAGTATTAATAACCAATCACAGATAACTGATTTTCTAAAATCAGAGATGACAAAATCTTCAGTGCGGTTTGCAGCAGAATATTGTTGTTTAATAAATGATATATTTTCTATTCTTAGCGATTCAAAACATGAAGTTGCTAATCCAGTCATATTTCTCAGTAAGCAAGAATATCCAGATAAGTCTAAGGCAGAACAATTGTATGCCGGAATTAATATGTCTATTGCTATTGCACAAGCTTCTTTCTCGAAACTTATAAATTTGCTACAGAATATATCTATCTCTTCGGAATTGGATAAAAAAATATATGATCTCTATATTGAAGTTCTATTCTTTGTATGCTTTAGCTCTACAACATTTCATATTCTTTCTCCTCGCTATAATTTGGAGCTTTGTAAGAAATACTTGATAAAAGAATAA